TGCTGCCCAGGCCAAACAGTTTGCCGTCTTCCACATCCGGACTGAAAGGGTCGCGGGTATACTGCGGGTTAGGCTTCACGGTGTCGTGGTGGGAATTCAGCAGGATATTACGTTTGGACGGATCAAAATGTTTATTGACAGCCCACACGTTGTTAAGGTGCCGTTCGTGTGGTATGTCCATGGCGGTCAGGAAGTCACTGATCACCTGGGCGGTACCGTCTTCCTCCCGGCTTAAAGAAGGCGTGGCTATGAGCTGTTTTAACAGCGCCACAGCCACGTCATATAATTTTTCGTTCCACATAGACTAGCATATTAAAGTGCCCGCCACTGTATCAGTGGTGTTGCTCAGCACATCGTCGGCGTGTCCTATCAGCACTTCCTTCACACCGTTATCGATGGCGGAGAAGGCGTTCTGTAACTTAGGCAGGATGCCGTCCGTCAATACTTTTTCGTCGAGCAGCTGCTGGTAGATTTCTTTGTTGATCAGGTTGATGACTGCGTTGTCGTCCTGCGGGTCACGCAACACGCCTTTTTTCTCGAAGCAGTAAATCAGCCTTACCTGGTAACTGGCTGACAAGGCAATGGCCAGCGAAGCGGCGATCGTGTCTGCATTGGTGTTCAGCATCTGACCGTTACCATCATAGGTAAGCGGTGCAAACACCGGCGTAAGGCCGGCTTCCAGCAACGCCTTGAGCGCAGTGGCCTGTACCATCTCCGGTTTTACGTCGCCTACAAAACCGTAGTCGATTTCTTTCACCGGTCTTTTGGTGGCAGGAATGATATTGGCATCTGCGCCGGTAAGCCCGATGGCGTTACATTGCGCGGCCTGCAGTTTGGCGACCAGTTGTTTGTTCACCAGCCCGCCATATACCATGGTCACTACATCGATGGTGGCTGCATCGGTGATGCGGCGGCCATCTACATATTTGGATTCGATGCCCAGCTGGTCACCGATACGGGTAGCGATTTTACCACCACCATGTATCAGTATTTTTTTACCGGGTATCGTTGCAAACTTTTCTAAGAAAGCCTGCAACAATACCGGGTTATCGATGACGTTTCCGCCTACTTTGATAATAAACAGATCAATCATGATTATCCTTTCAATATTTCGCTTAATACCGCCTGTGCAGCCCATACACGGTTGCCCGCTTCAGGGATCACAATGGATTGAGGCCCGTCCAGTACTTCGTCTGCGATCACCACATTTCTTCTCACCGGCAGACAGTGCATTACCTTGGCGGTATTGGTATGTTTGAGTTTATCATTGGTCACCATCCAGCTGGGGTCTGTGCAGGTGATCTTACCGTAATCCCTATACGAAGACCAGTTTTTCACATACACAAAGTCAGCGCCTTCCAGTGCCTTGTCCTGGTTGTGTTCTATGCGGGCGTTGCCGGAGAATTTCTCGTCCAGTTCATAGCCTTCCGGATGCGCGATCACAAAATCCACTTCTCCCCAGGCATTCATCCATTGTGCGAAAGAGTTCGGAACAGCCTGTGGCAGCGACTTTACATGTGGCGCCCAGGTCATCACCACTTTCGGTTTGCGGGGCTGCTGCCAGTTTTCCTTGATGGTGATCACATCGGTCAGGCTCTGCAAAGGGTGCAGGGTAGCGCTTTCCAGGCTCACCACCGGTACACCGGCGTATTTAATGAACTGGTTGATATATTTTTCGGTATAATCTTCCTCTTTGTTTTTCAACCCCGGAAAGGTGCGGATAGCCAGTATGTCGAAGTATTGCCCCATCACAGCGGCAGCTTCTTTTACGTGTTCGGTGGTATTACCATTCATCACTACACCATCATTCATCTCCAGTGCCCAGCCCTCTTTGTCGATATTGAACACCACTGCTTCCATGCCCAGGTTTTTAGCAGCTACCTGTGTACTTAAGCGTGTTCGCAAACTGGGATTCAGGAAAATCATTCCCAACGTTTTGTTTTTTCCCAATTCCTTATCGATAAAAGGATCTTTCTTGTAGTTCATGGCAATGTCCACCAACCGCGGGACACTGGGCACATCTGCTGTTGAAATAAACTGCTTCATTATTGCTATTTGACTTCTTTTCTAAACGCTTCCAAAAACTGATCTGCATGGGCTTTGGTCAATGCCAGGGAAGGCAGCAGCCGTATTACGTTCGGCTTGGCTTCTCCGGTAAAGATCTTATGAACGCCGAGCAGGTTCTTTCTAACATGGGCCAGCTCTTCCGGCATCTCGATACCGATCATCAGACCACGACCCCTTACTTCTTTTACCTGGGAGAACTTCCGCAGTTCTTCCATCAGGTACGCACCTACGCTGGCGGCGTTATCGATCAGCTTTTCGCTTTCGATCACTTCCAGTACGGCGAGGGCTGCTGCGCAGGCCAGGTGGTTACCACCAAACGTGGTGCCCAGCATACCATGCACTGCTTTGAATTTCGGGGAGATGATAATGCCACCTATCGGGAAACCGTTACCCATGCCTTTTGCCATGGAGTAGATATCGGCGTCCACACCGGCAAAATCGTGGGAGAAAAATTTACCGCTTCTGCCGTAACCACATTGCACGGAGTCAGCGATAAACACGGCGTTGTGCGCGTCGCACAGGCTTCTGATCTTCCGCAGGAAAGATTCGCTGGCCACGTTGATACCGCCCACGCCCTGAATACCTTCAATGATAACAGAAGACACTTCATGTTGTTTGAAAGCGGCTTCCAGCGCAGCTTCATCTTCCCATGGCAAAAACACGATGTTGTCGGTTTCATTCACAGGCGCTACTATCTTCGGATTATCAGTGGCTGCTACAGCGAGGGAAGTCCTTCCATGGAAAGATTTGCGGAATGCGATCACTTTCTTCTTACCATTGTAGAAAGATGCCAGTTTCAGGGCGTTTTCATTGGCTTCGGCGCCGGAGTTGCAAAGGAACAGCTGATAGTCTGCTTTGCCGGAAACCTTGCCCAACAAAGCGGCCAGTTCTTCCTGCAGCGGCATCTTCACAGAATTGGAATAGAAGCCTACTTTATGCAGCTGGTCTGTCAGTCTTTTTACATAGTGCGGATTCGTATGGCCGATAGAAATAACGGCATGACCACCGTACAGGTCCAGGTATTCGGTGCCTTTATCGTCCCATACGTTGGAACCGGCAGCTTTATCTATAACGATGTCGTTTACTGGATAAACGTCGAAAAGTTTCATGATGTCAGGTAAAATTGAAAATGATAAAAACGGTTAGAACACGATGGACTTCAGTTTCAGTCCGGCCGTTTCATCCAGCCCGCACATAAGGTTCATGTTCTGTACAGCCTGACCGGAAGCACCTTTTACCAGGTTATCTTCAATAGAGTGGATCACGAGTTTGTCGCCCACTTTCTCGAGTTGCAGCAATACCTTGTTGGTATTCACCACCTGCTTCAGGTCTATCTGTTTTTCGCTCACATGCGTAAAAGGATGACCGGCATAGTAGTTTTTGTACAGCTGCACTGCTTCTTCCAGTGTCAGGTCGCATTGCAGGTAAGAGGTCACCCAGATGCCTCTGGGGAAATCACCGCGTACCGGTACAAAATTGACCGCTTCTCCGAAGCCGGGCTGCAACTGCACCAGGCTTCGTCGTATTTCTTTCAGGTGCTGATGGTTCAGCACTTTGTAAGTGGAGATATTGTTAGCCCTCCAGGTGAAGTGGGAAGTGGCCTGCAGGCTCTGACCGGCGCCGGTGGAGCCGGTGATGCCGGTGGTATGTACTTCTTTCAGCAGACCGGCTTTGGCCAGCGGCAGGATGCCCAGCTGGATAGCCGTAGCAAAACAACCGGGATTGGCCACGTTACTAGCTTGTTTGATCAGCTCACGCTGCAGTTCCGGCAGCCCGTACACAAATTCCCTTCCCTTAACGCTTTCGCCTAAACGAAAGTCCTGGCTCAGGTCTATTATTTTTATGTGAGGAGCGATATCGGTCGCTTCCAGGAATTTTTTGGATTCACCATGCCCAAGGCACAGGAACATCACGTCAATATCGTTGCTCAGCTCGGCGGTGAAAGACCGTTCTGTTTCGCCCAGCAGGTCGGCATGTACTGCGTACAACGGATTACCTGCATTACTACGGCTATGCACAAACGAAATGGATACGTCCGGATGGTTCAGCAACAACCGGATCATTTCTCCGCCTGTATAGCCTGCCCCACCAACAATGCCTACTCTTACCCTTTTATCATTCGCCATTTTTCGATGCTGATTTTAGAGAGAATTTTTAACCTGATGCCAGATCATTGTCTGATTACCAAAGATTTTGCTGAAGCCTCTTACGTCTTCGCCGGACCAGCCGCTGTTCATTTCGCCGTACTTGCCGAATTTGCTGTTCATCAGGTCGTAAGGCGACTGGATACCGGTTACCTGGAGGCGGTAAGGCATCAGGGTAACGAACACTTCACCGGAAACATTTTCCTGTGTGTGTTGCAGGAACGCTTCGATGTCGCGCATGACCGGGTCCATGATCTGTCCTTCATGCATCCAGTTGCCGTAAAACTGTGCCAGCTGGTCTTTCCAGGTCAGTTGCCATTTGGTGAGCACATGTTTTTCCAGGGCGTGGTGTGCTTTGATGATCACCATGGGCGCAGCGGCTTCAAAGCCTACACGGCCTTTGATACCAATGATGGTATCGCCTACGTGGATGTCACGGCCGATGGCAAACGGTCCTGCGATCGTTTGCAGATATTGGATAGCTTCAGACGGGTGACCGAATTGCTGGTCGTTCACACCAACCAGTTCACCTTTTTCGAAAGTCAGTTTTACTTGTTCCTCGCCTTGTTTGGTCAGCTGGGTAGGCCATGCTGCTTCCGGCAACATACCGTTGGAAGTCAGTGTTTCCTTACCTCCTACGGAAGTGCCCCACATACCTTTATTGATGGAGTACATGGCCTTCTCGAAGTTCACGTTCATGCCTTTGGACTGCAGGTAGGAAATTTCTTCTTCACGGCTCAGCTTCATATCACGGATGGGCGTGATGATCTCCACTCCAGGGATCATGATATGGAACACCATGTCAAAACGCACCTGGTCGTTACCAGCGCCGGTGCTGCCATGTGCTACTGCGTCAGCACCTACTTCCTTCACATATTCCGCGATGGCCAGTGCCTGGCTCATACGCTCTGCGCTCACGCTCAGCGGGTAGGTGTTATTTTTCAGTACGTTACCGAAAATCAAATATTTAATAACGCCGTCGTAGTAGGAACGGACCGCGTTAACAGTCTTGTGACTTTTAACGCCCAGGTTATAAGCGCGTTTCTCAATTTCCTGCAGCTCTTCTTCGGAAAAACCACCGGTGTTGACGATTACGGAATGCACCTCATATCCTTTTTCTTCGGTCAGATATTTAACGCAATAGGAAGTATCAAGTCCTCCGCTAAATCCCAGTACTACTTTTTTCATTTTTACGACATCATTTATATATTCAGAACAATTATTTCAGACAGTGTGTGGCAGACTTCAGAACAGGAAGAATTTTTTCCTGGTGCCGGTAGCGCCGCCTTCTTTTTTGCTGTTAAGCAAAACAAATCTTTTAAATCTTAACCAGCGTTCGTAGAGCTTTATGTTTCCTTTAAATCTCCGGCGTCTTTTCTCGTGATGGATCTGGCCGGCAGCGGTCACAGACAGCTGGTTGACAGGCTGCGCGGTGGTCGCTGCAGCTTCCTGTTTGGCTTTGGCGTCGGCTATGGCCCGCTCTTCCGCTTCTTTCAGCTTCTCTGCCGGATCATACAGCATCGCTGTGCACAGGCAGTTCTTCCGCTGTTTGCTGGTGAGGATATCAAAGTTCACACAGCTGCGGCAACCTTTCCAGAATTCTTCATCGTCGGTCAGCTCGGAATAGGTAACAGGCTCGTAACCCAGTTCAGAGTTGATCTTCATCACGGCAAGACCGGTAGTAAGGCCAAAGATTTTGGACTCAGGATATTTTTCTCTCGACAGTTCAAAAATTCTCTTTTTGATAGACTTAGCCACGCCATGCCCACGGAAGGCAGGATTCACGATCAGCCCCGAGTTGGCGACAAATTTTCCATGGCCCCAGGCCTCTATATAACAAAAGCCCACCCAGTCGCCCGTTTCGGTTAACGCAATAACAGCTTTGCCCTCCTGCATTTTAAGCTCCACGTAAGCCGGTGAACGTTTGGCAATACCGGTCCCACGCGCTTTTGCAGACGCTTCCATCTCATCGGTGATGGTTTTTGAATAGTGTATATCGTCAGGTGTGGCTACCCTAACGATGATATGCTGATTTTCCAACTTTTAAAATTGAAATCGTGAATCAATAAACAGATTGAAGTATTCCATTACGGAACATTCACCGGACATGGGGATATCCGGTGCGATAGCGGTTGTATGACAAGCGCTATCAAATCCTGGGTCGTCGGGAAAGAAATCTAAAGACATTGAACCCAACAGAATATACCCCTTTATTTAAAGCGGGATGATATGCAGAGATGTTGGTATGAGTTGCGGTTTTTTCCAACTTCAGTTCAGCGTTAAATTGTTATAAATATTGTCTTTAGTTTAGATTAACCGCAAAGTTATAATAATATCTTTTTAATCAATCGAATTTTTTTTGGGGAATGCCGATTTTTTTCAAACCGTTAACAAAAAGGCGGCCGTACCCAACTCGTCAGGGTCCAGCCGCCTTATACTTTAGTTTTTTATATACTATTTGGTAATTATTCCCAATTCGGCCACACTGGCCTGATTGTCTTTTTCTGTAGCGGGCGTGAGCGCCACCAACCGGATAAATCTGGCTTTCACCGGGGCAAAGGTAACGGTCTGCTGCACCGGGTTGTTTTTGATATTGGCGAAACTGCCGGTGGCTGCCGGTTGTCCCCAGCTTTTACCATCAGTGCTGGTGTAGAAAGCGTAACCGTAGATCACGCCACCAACATGCTCATTGGTGGTAGGCGTATAGGTGAACCCTTTCAGTGTCAGCGTTTCACCAAGGTCAACGTCCAGCTGATGCGGATACTGTGTCGATTTTTTGTCAGATGCCCACACGGTGGCCGGATTCCCGTCGATAGCCCTGGCTGCTTCCGCAACGGCAGGAGCCACTACCTGCCATTTGGCGGGCGCTACGTCGAAACGGGCTTTCACTTCCGGACTGGCCGCATTCGTTTTACGCAGGAAAGCGCGGGCTTTCACCTCGCCGCCCTGTGGCAGGTTGATAACGGTCTGCGGTGTGTACAACGGAGACTGGAGCGTAGGCGCGGTGCCATCTGTCGTGTAATGTATTTCCGGATCGGCAGAGGCGGCGGTGATGGTCACCCTGCCATCTTTGTCGCGATGGATCTCCGGTGTGGCCAGCATACCGGGTGCTTCATACAGCTGTACTTCGCTGATCACCGGCGCCGCCTTGGCGTCTAATATATTAATATATACCTCGGTAGTGGTATAGTCCGGCAGGCGCAGAATGCGCTTGTGCCCGATAGTGGTTTCCCGGGCGATCTCCTTCTTCACGCCCTTGTCCAGAATTTCTACGCTGAAAGCGCTTACCCGCTGTCCCAGCGCGATGTACTCCTGTAACACCACCCGGTTGAAAGTCACCGGCTTTTTAAATGCCAGTTTCACCGTCGTTTTGGTGACGTTGTCCGGCGTAGCCCAGTAGGTAGCATTGGTACCATCCGTGAGATGGGACACTTTCACTTCAGGATTATTTTTACGTGTATCCGTTGCCGTTACTACCGCATTTTTTGCGAGATTAGTTTTGAAGGAAGCGTCCAGCACGCGGCGCAGCTCCATCAAACGGGTGGAATCATTCGGATGGATCACCCCTTCCCGGTCAATCGGCACATTCAGGATCAGGTTGCCGTTACGACCTACGGAACCATAGTAGATATCCAGCAGGGTATTGACAGGTTTCACCTTGTCATCGGTGTCCGGGCTGTAGAACCATCCCGGGCGGATAGACACGTCGCATTCTGCGGGTATCCATTTTTCACCGTCTTCATTGCCTTCGTTGAGCGATTTGGTGGGAGGGCCGCCCGCGCCGGGCGTAAATCCTTTCACATTCAGCGTGCTCCAGTTAGTAGTGCCGGCAATGCCGTTTTCATTGCCCACCCAGCGGCAGCCGGGGCCTACGTCGCTGAAAATAACGGCGTTAGGCTGATGTTTATAGACTACTTTATGGAACAGGTCCCAGTCATAAGGCTGTTTGATGTTACCTCCGTTGGCGCCATCGAACCACTGCTCAAATACAGGGCCGTAGCCGGAAAGCACTTCTTCCAAAGTATTGGCAAATACCTGGTTGTAAGTGGCGGTACCATACTCGGGATGGTTCCGGTCCCACGGCGACAGGTACACGCCGAACTTCAGGCCGTACTCCTTACAGGCGGCAGACAGTTCCGCGAGCACATCGCCTTTCCCGTTTTTCCATGCGCTCTCACGAACAGTATGGGTACTGTATTTGGAGGGCCACAAACAAAAACCGTCATGATGTTTGGCGGTGATCACAATGCCTTTCATGCCGGCCTGTTTGGCGGTACGTGCCCATTGACGGGCATCGAGGCGGGTAGGATTAAACACCTTCGGGTCTTCATCACCATGTCCCCACTCCTTGTTGGTAAAGGTGTTGGGCCCGAAGTGGATGAACATGTAATATTCCATGTCATTCCAGGCCACCTGCGCTTTGGACGGCAGCGCGCCATAAGGCTGGATTTTCTGTGCCGAGGCCATGCCACAGGCCAATAAGCCGGCGAATAATAAACTGGTCTTTTTCATTTCACTGGATAAATTACGGATTACAGGTCAGCTCCAAAATCTTTCCCTGTTTCATGCTGAGCGAAGATAATCTCCATCCTTTATCAGAGTTGATCGGGTATTCTCTATTCATAATTGAATATTAACCAACAATCGGTTGCGTTTTCGCCGTTTATCACAAAAATGTAATAAAAAAGATATCCGGGTTGGTTTACACGGGGCAAATTTTATAAATTTATTCCCTTCACAACGTATCATTATACGATATTAAAAACTGAACAATGAATAAACAACCACTGCATCGCAGAAGTTTTCTCAAAAACACGGCGGCCGCAGGTATAGGCCTCTCTATGCTCGGCTCCTCTGCTAAACTGTTTGCCAATGAAAAGAAACCCAAGGTAAGAATTGGTCTGATCGGCGTAGGCGCCCGCGGCCTGAGTCACCTCAGCCTCTGCCTGCACCGTGAAGACGTTGACGTGGTAGCTTTTGCAGACCCCGACACGGCCTACACCGTTCCCAAAGCAAGAGACATGATCACCAAGGTATACGGCGGCAAAAGAAAAGTGGCTGAATACACCAACGGTCCGGAAGATTATCATAACCTGCTGAAAAGAGATGACATCGATGCGGTGATCATCGCCACCCCCTGGGAATGGCACTCCATCATGGCCATTGCAGCGATGAAAGCCGGCAAAACCCCGGCGGTGGAAGTATGCGGCGCCTCCGACATCCAGGAATGCTGGGAACTGGTAAACACCAGCGAAGCTACCGGCGTTCAGGTTTTCGGTATGGAAAACGTGTGCTACCGCAGAGACGTGATGGCAGTACTGAACATGGCGCGCCAGGGCCTGTTCGGCGAAATCACTCACCTGCAGGGCGGCTACCAGCACGACCTTCGCGCAGTGAAATTCAACAACGGTAAACAATACTATGGCGGTGGCGTGGAATTCGGCGAAAACGCGCTGTCTGAAGCCAAATGGAGGACCAACCACTCCGTTCACCGTAACGCTGACCTTTACCCTTCCCATGGTCTTGGCCCTATCGGTAACGTGATCAACATGAACCGCGGCAACCGCCTCATGACCATCACTTCCGTGGCCACCAAATCCCGCGGTCTCCACAAATACATCGTGGACAACAGCAGCGAAAGCCATCCGAACGCAAAAGTGAAATTCAAACTCGGCGATATCGTTTCTTCCCTGATGACCACCAGCAATGGTGAAACCATCATGCTGTCCCACGATACCAACTCCCCCCGCCCTTACTCCCTCAACTTCCGCGTTCAGGGTACTAACGGCCTGTGGATGGATGATCAGGACTCCATATATATCGAAAAGAAAAGCCCGTTCGACCAGTGGGAAAAAACCGGCAAACCGGAAGATGCTGACAGCTACTTCGGCAAGTACGACCACCCGCTGTGGAAACGTTACGCCAACGACGCTAAAGGCGCAGGCCACGGTGGTATGGACTGGTACGTGCTCAACTCCTTCGTGGAGAGCATCAAACGCGGCGCTCCTTACCAGCTCGATGTATACGATATGGCTACCTGGTACGCTATCACTCCGCTCAGCGAACAATCTATTCTCGAAGGCGGCAGCGTGCAGTACATCCCTGACTTCACCCGCGGTCGCTGGATGAACAGGAAACCGATCTTTGCACTGGACGATCAGTACTAGTGATCAGCATAAAAGAAAATCGCCCGCCGGCAATTGCCGACGGGCGATTTTCTTTTAATACAATAATACAATATGAACAATAACCTTAGGTTATCCATCTTTATACGCGCGCATCAGGCGCGGCTGCGGCAACTTTCTGCACCGTAGTGCCGTTTTCTATCGTCGTCACATAAATCTCCGGCACTTTGCCAAATTGTTGCTGGTAGCGTGTTGTCACAAAATCACGGAAAGCATCTACCTTATCCTGTTTTACCAGGTTGATGGTGCAACCGCCGAAACCACCGCCCATTACGCGGGCGCCGGCCACCTCCGGTCTCTCTTTGGCAAGGGACACCAGGAAATCCAGTTCCGGGCAGCTTACTTCGTAGAGCGCGCTCAGTCCTTCGTGGGTAGCATACATCAGTTGACCGAAAGCCTGCAGGTCTCCTTTTTTCAACAGTGTTGTGGCGTCCTGCACACGCTGAATTTCTTCAATCACATATTTACAGCGGTCATATACTTTGGCGGGCAACTGTACTTTTACAGCTTCCAGCATGGGCATGGTAGCATCGCGGAGCGATTTCACTTCCGGATGCTGTGCCTGGATGGTGGCTACGCCTTCCTCACATTGCTGGCGGCGAACATTGTATTCTGATGAAGCGAGGGAATGATGCACCATGGAATTACACAGCACAATGCGGTATTCCGGGAAGTCGAAAGGAAAATATTCGTATTCCAGGCTGCGGCAGTCCAGTCGTACTACCTGGTCCTTTTTACCATGCAGATTGGCAAACTGGTCCATGATACCGCATTTCACGCCGGGGAACGAGTGTTCTGCCCGCTGGCCCAGCAAAGCCATGTCCATGCGGCTCATGCCGTATTGGAAAATTTCGTCCAGCGCCGCTACGAGTCCGCCTTCCACAGCTGCGGAAGAAGACATGCCTGCACCTACCGGGATATCGCCTGCGATCACACAGTCAAACCCTTCCACCGGATAGTTGCCCTGTTGCAGCTGGTATACCACGCCCATCAGGTAGTTGATCCATCCGGGAGTAGGCACTACATTGTCGAGGCTGAAAGACACCGTTTCATGCGTGAACACCGCGTGTACGTTACATTGACGGGTACCGTTCAACGCTACCGCATAAACGATTTTTTTATCAATAGCGGCAGGCAATACAAAACCGTCATTATAGTCAGTATGTTCACCGATGAGGTTAATTCTTCCCGGGGAAACTACGATCAGAGGCTCTTTTCCAAATAGCTGGATGAATTTCTCCCTTGTTTGTTGTATCATCAGAAATTTATTAAACGTAAATTTTACACCTAAAAATATAAAAAAAAGCAGAAAAGAGAAGAATGTTGTACAGAAGATGAAATTTTTTTCAACACTGCCTGAACAAACCATAGTACGGGCTTCGGCCCTGGTGCTGCGAAAAACGAGATCGGCCTGCACATGATAAATCATTACCATATGCAGGCCGATGTTGTGTATCATTTACTATCCCTGGAATAAACCCCGGGTATCTTTTTTATATCGCCTTGACGCCGGACTTGTTTTTACCGATCTTATCTCCTACCAGTGAATAGAACAGGATATAGAGATAGCAGGGCACCATGCAATACAGGAATGCATGTCTGAAATCAATGCTGCTGCTGTACAGGAAGCTGAACATGCTGTGCTGATCGAACATGCCGCTGTATATCTGCGGTATTACACCACCACCGGCGATACCCATTACAAGGAGGGCGGAACCGATTTTGGTGAAGCGGCCCAGGCCGTCGATGGCCATTGGGAAGATGGCGGGCCACATCAGTGCGTTGGCCAGGCCCAGCAATGCAATGAAGGTCACTGCGGAGAAGCCGGTGTTCAGGAACGCGCCAATGGTAAAAAGCACGCCCAGTACTGCTGAGATCTGCAGGCCTTTTTTCCCGGTGAGGTATTTCGGAATGGTGGCAATACCAATTACATATCCTGCCAGCATGGCCACCAGGGTGAAGGTAGTGAAGTAGCGGGTGTCTGCGATGCTCATGCCCAGTGCTTTACCATACTGACCAATTACGTCGCCGGCCATTACTTCCACACCTACGTAAACGAAGATACAGATCACGCCCAGTACCAGTTGCGGGAACTGGAACACGTTGGTTTTGCCGTTAGTGGCGGCAGCAGTGCCGGCATCTTCCGCGTCAGTGTCTATTTCCGGCAGGGAGGAGCGTTTCAGCAGGAAAGCGAGGATGGTCAGTACAATGGCGATGGCCACATATGGACCGATCACGCGGGAAGCAA
The Chitinophaga varians genome window above contains:
- the argB gene encoding acetylglutamate kinase, whose translation is MIDLFIIKVGGNVIDNPVLLQAFLEKFATIPGKKILIHGGGKIATRIGDQLGIESKYVDGRRITDAATIDVVTMVYGGLVNKQLVAKLQAAQCNAIGLTGADANIIPATKRPVKEIDYGFVGDVKPEMVQATALKALLEAGLTPVFAPLTYDGNGQMLNTNADTIAASLAIALSASYQVRLIYCFEKKGVLRDPQDDNAVINLINKEIYQQLLDEKVLTDGILPKLQNAFSAIDNGVKEVLIGHADDVLSNTTDTVAGTLIC
- a CDS encoding N-acetylornithine carbamoyltransferase; the encoded protein is MKQFISTADVPSVPRLVDIAMNYKKDPFIDKELGKNKTLGMIFLNPSLRTRLSTQVAAKNLGMEAVVFNIDKEGWALEMNDGVVMNGNTTEHVKEAAAVMGQYFDILAIRTFPGLKNKEEDYTEKYINQFIKYAGVPVVSLESATLHPLQSLTDVITIKENWQQPRKPKVVMTWAPHVKSLPQAVPNSFAQWMNAWGEVDFVIAHPEGYELDEKFSGNARIEHNQDKALEGADFVYVKNWSSYRDYGKITCTDPSWMVTNDKLKHTNTAKVMHCLPVRRNVVIADEVLDGPQSIVIPEAGNRVWAAQAVLSEILKG
- a CDS encoding aspartate aminotransferase family protein, with translation MKLFDVYPVNDIVIDKAAGSNVWDDKGTEYLDLYGGHAVISIGHTNPHYVKRLTDQLHKVGFYSNSVKMPLQEELAALLGKVSGKADYQLFLCNSGAEANENALKLASFYNGKKKVIAFRKSFHGRTSLAVAATDNPKIVAPVNETDNIVFLPWEDEAALEAAFKQHEVSSVIIEGIQGVGGINVASESFLRKIRSLCDAHNAVFIADSVQCGYGRSGKFFSHDFAGVDADIYSMAKGMGNGFPIGGIIISPKFKAVHGMLGTTFGGNHLACAAALAVLEVIESEKLIDNAASVGAYLMEELRKFSQVKEVRGRGLMIGIEMPEELAHVRKNLLGVHKIFTGEAKPNVIRLLPSLALTKAHADQFLEAFRKEVK
- the argC gene encoding N-acetyl-gamma-glutamyl-phosphate reductase → MANDKRVRVGIVGGAGYTGGEMIRLLLNHPDVSISFVHSRSNAGNPLYAVHADLLGETERSFTAELSNDIDVMFLCLGHGESKKFLEATDIAPHIKIIDLSQDFRLGESVKGREFVYGLPELQRELIKQASNVANPGCFATAIQLGILPLAKAGLLKEVHTTGITGSTGAGQSLQATSHFTWRANNISTYKVLNHQHLKEIRRSLVQLQPGFGEAVNFVPVRGDFPRGIWVTSYLQCDLTLEEAVQLYKNYYAGHPFTHVSEKQIDLKQVVNTNKVLLQLEKVGDKLVIHSIEDNLVKGASGQAVQNMNLMCGLDETAGLKLKSIVF
- the argG gene encoding argininosuccinate synthase, translated to MKKVVLGFSGGLDTSYCVKYLTEEKGYEVHSVIVNTGGFSEEELQEIEKRAYNLGVKSHKTVNAVRSYYDGVIKYLIFGNVLKNNTYPLSVSAERMSQALAIAEYVKEVGADAVAHGSTGAGNDQVRFDMVFHIMIPGVEIITPIRDMKLSREEEISYLQSKGMNVNFEKAMYSINKGMWGTSVGGKETLTSNGMLPEAAWPTQLTKQGEEQVKLTFEKGELVGVNDQQFGHPSEAIQYLQTIAGPFAIGRDIHVGDTIIGIKGRVGFEAAAPMVIIKAHHALEKHVLTKWQLTWKDQLAQFYGNWMHEGQIMDPVMRDIEAFLQHTQENVSGEVFVTLMPYRLQVTGIQSPYDLMNSKFGKYGEMNSGWSGEDVRGFSKIFGNQTMIWHQVKNSL
- a CDS encoding GNAT family N-acetyltransferase gives rise to the protein MENQHIIVRVATPDDIHYSKTITDEMEASAKARGTGIAKRSPAYVELKMQEGKAVIALTETGDWVGFCYIEAWGHGKFVANSGLIVNPAFRGHGVAKSIKKRIFELSREKYPESKIFGLTTGLAVMKINSELGYEPVTYSELTDDEEFWKGCRSCVNFDILTSKQRKNCLCTAMLYDPAEKLKEAEERAIADAKAKQEAAATTAQPVNQLSVTAAGQIHHEKRRRRFKGNIKLYERWLRFKRFVLLNSKKEGGATGTRKKFFLF
- a CDS encoding alpha-L-fucosidase translates to MKKTSLLFAGLLACGMASAQKIQPYGALPSKAQVAWNDMEYYMFIHFGPNTFTNKEWGHGDEDPKVFNPTRLDARQWARTAKQAGMKGIVITAKHHDGFCLWPSKYSTHTVRESAWKNGKGDVLAELSAACKEYGLKFGVYLSPWDRNHPEYGTATYNQVFANTLEEVLSGYGPVFEQWFDGANGGNIKQPYDWDLFHKVVYKHQPNAVIFSDVGPGCRWVGNENGIAGTTNWSTLNVKGFTPGAGGPPTKSLNEGNEDGEKWIPAECDVSIRPGWFYSPDTDDKVKPVNTLLDIYYGSVGRNGNLILNVPIDREGVIHPNDSTRLMELRRVLDASFKTNLAKNAVVTATDTRKNNPEVKVSHLTDGTNATYWATPDNVTKTTVKLAFKKPVTFNRVVLQEYIALGQRVSAFSVEILDKGVKKEIARETTIGHKRILRLPDYTTTEVYINILDAKAAPVISEVQLYEAPGMLATPEIHRDKDGRVTITAASADPEIHYTTDGTAPTLQSPLYTPQTVINLPQGGEVKARAFLRKTNAASPEVKARFDVAPAKWQVVAPAVAEAARAIDGNPATVWASDKKSTQYPHQLDVDLGETLTLKGFTYTPTTNEHVGGVIYGYAFYTSTDGKSWGQPAATGSFANIKNNPVQQTVTFAPVKARFIRLVALTPATEKDNQASVAELGIITK